A stretch of Eleutherodactylus coqui strain aEleCoq1 chromosome 2, aEleCoq1.hap1, whole genome shotgun sequence DNA encodes these proteins:
- the LOC136611071 gene encoding E3 ubiquitin/ISG15 ligase TRIM25-like, translating into MASADLRDGLLCSICLSTYTDPVILRCGHNFCRVCIHRVLDTQDEAGVYSCPECREESQERPVLIRNFALRNILENFLITPPTQTEAGIFCTYCVDSPVPAAKSCLHCEASLCKKHLRVHSKSAEHVLCEPSANLEDRKCSVHKKILEYYCTEDAACICVTCSLAGEHRGHRVEILQETYEKKMKKLKHALQKMKTKREETDKRIQNLDDHWKKAQEKAAGDAERVTALCKDIRRRLDDLEKEVLSKISRQEKEELLSIFALFHQLEIQKDELSRKMRHMEELCNMTDPLTVLQEPDTEDLCNPEKQEGHDGGDEDKAGHDKLLHVDDLDVVSDTLYTLYDMITDIRRGIYVDVPAHILLDIKTAANNIQISDDLKAVTITHKQNRPETAERFQYNQVMSSRRFCSGRHYWDVESSKSGDWRVGMCYPSIDRRGDQSYIGNNNKSWSLWRYWYNKQYSVRHDRKEIVLPETISSNRFRICLDYEAGRLSFYELCDPIRHLHTFTASFTEPLHAALWVGHGSIKILGQSNDLENP; encoded by the coding sequence ATGGCGTCTGCTGATCTGAGAGACGGgctgctctgctccatctgtcTGAGCACTTATACAGATCCAGTAATCctgagatgtggacacaacttctgccGGGTCTGTATTCATCGTGTGCTGGATACACAGGACGAGGCTGGAGTTTATTCCTGTCCTGAATGCAGAGAAGAGTCTCAGGAGCGGCCGGTACTAATAAGGAACTTTGCTCTGCGAAATATATTGGAGAACTTCCTGATTACTCCTCCGACACAGACGGAAGCCGGGATCTtctgcacttactgtgtggactCTCCTGTACCGGCTGCTAAATCCTGTCTGCACTGTGAAGCTTCTCTGTGCAAGAAACACCTGAGAGTTCACAGCAAGTCAGCAGAACACGTCTTATGTGAGCCCAGCGCCAACCTGGAGGACAGGAAATGTTCTGTCCATAAGAAGATCCTGGAATATTACTGCACTGAGGACGCTGCTTGTatctgtgtgacctgcagtttgGCTGGAGAACATCGGGGTCATCGGGTGGAGATTTTGCAAGAGACCTAtgaaaagaaaatgaagaaactaAAACATGCTCTtcagaaaatgaaaacaaagaGAGAGGAAACTGACAAAAGAATCCAGAATCTTGACGACCACTGGAAAAAAGCTCAAGAAAAAGCAGCTGGAGATGCAGAGAGAGTCACTGCCCTGTGTAAAGACATCAGGAGACGGCTGGACGACCTGGAGAAGGAGGTTCTGAGCAAGATCTCCAGGCAAGAAAAGGAAGAATTACTATCAATCTTTGCTCTGTTCCATCAATTGGAAATACAGAAGGAcgagctgtccaggaagatgagacACATGGAGGAGCTGTGTAACATGACTGATCCACTGACTGTCTTACAGGAACCAGACACCGAGGACTTGTGTAATCCTGAGAAGCAggaaggacatgatggaggtgatgagGACAAGGCGGGACATGATAAACTGCTCCATGTAGATGATCTGGATGTGGTCTCAGACACATTATACACATTATATGACATGATAACAGATATACGGAGAGGGATCTATGTGGACGTTCCTGCACACATATTGTTAGACATAAAAACAGCTGCTAATAATATACAAATCTCAGACGACCTAAAAGCTGTAACCATAACACATAAGCAGAACCGTCCAGAAACAGCAGAGAGATTCCAGTATAATCAGGTGATGAGCAGCAGGAGATTTTGCTCTGGGCGACATTACTGGGATGTAGAGAGCAGTAAATCAGGGGATTGGAGGGTGGGGATGTGTTACCCCAGTATAGACAGGAGGGGAGATCAGTCATATATTGGAAATAATAATAAGTCCTGGAGTTTGTGGAGGTATTGGTATAATAAACAGTATTCAGTGAGACATGACAGGAAGGAGATTGTGTTACCTGAAACAATTTCCAGTAATAGATTCAGGATCTGTCTGGATTATGAGGCCGGGCGGCTGTCCTTTTATGAGCTGTGTGACCccatcagacacttacacaccttcACTGCCTCCTTCACCGAGCCTCTTCATGCTGCATTATGGGTGGGTCATGGTTCTATTAAGATATTAGGTCAGAGCAACGACTTGGAAAATCCGTAA